The genomic window ATGCCAAACAACCATAGATCATCACAGAGATCTTTCCTAAAGGGAAGAGAATCTGCAGCAATAAAGATAGTATTTAAGCTCTTAttgtggaagaagagaacatTGAAGCCTTGTGAGCGATATTGATACCTGGATGAAGGAAAACACCATGAGGACAATGACAGCACCGAACAAGAAAGGTCCGAGGAAGTTGAAGTCATGGCCTCTTTTGGCCGCCCAGAAAGTGTATAGAGTGAGGGATATGACCACAACAGCGGTCAAAATCACAGATTCCAGAATCACCTTCCCtgtaatcaaacaaaacacgTTAGGGAAAGAATAAGGAGAAAACAGAATCGTTCAACTGGATCATACATACCGCTTGTAAAGGCGCAGGTCAAGCCAACCGCAAAGGCAAGAGCGACGGTGAAAATCCCGAGTAACAGATAGTTCACAGGGTGCTTCTGGTGATAGTAATACAAAGGACACATAACtgcacacacacaaaaacgaGAAAGCAGATCAAAGAGCCGGAGATGATGGAGAGATAGAATCCAAGGAGTACCGTACCGATCAATGGAGTCAATATAAGAAGTATGTAGAGAGCGAAgccggcggtggtggtggtgaagaaTACAGAAATAGAATGAACCTTAACGACGGTGGCAGCGACGGCGATTGTAACGAGCAGCTGGATGGAGATGATGGAATAGACCTTGCGGATGAAAGACCATCGGAGCTCCGGGCTCTCCGACATCATCGGGTAGAGAGGCGTCTGAGCCGACTCCAAATCATGCTTCTGATTCCACATCTTCCggattcgtttttttttgtcaacgcCGGTGAGAAGTCTTCAGCAAAATGCGAATGAGATGTGAGGACGATCCCGATTCCtccttgaagaagaagaagaagtaatagACTCCGAGAGAGGCGGCCAAGAGAAGAACCTTCCCGATACGTCCCgcaattaaataatataatcagACGGCTCCGATCTTGACACCTGGAATTAAGATTATTCAGTGGGCCGGCCTCTGAAGAGGAGAAACAACGTTAATGATGCACTCATTTCTACAGCCCATTTCCATTggatttgatttatttttcacatCATTGGTTGGATTTTGCCACAAATGATTGTGCCAATTAAAAACCATTTCAACAACTTTCTTCACATTTTTCGTCCACATATACACACCCACTTGTACTTTGAATTATTATAATTGTTCTTATACTTTGTTCCAATTTtcaatttacaaacaaaacaattatggCTAGACCAAAAACTAACGAATTAGATGGTAGAAAACAGAATACACAAAAATTGGTCCTTGTTGAAAAATTAGTTGCACCTACAAGGTATGAGTTGTGATTGAATGTTAGTGCAGTATACAGaaccagaaagaaaaagataaaacattaaacaagATTGCAACGAGGTGATACTAGTCAGTCACTTCACTTACCAGAGAATAATGACTCGGAAGAGGCTACCAGTAAGTAAGTCACCCATATGATGCAAAGGTACCATTAAGTTTATAATAGctgctgttttcttcttcaacctaCAATACCAAGGTTGactcattttattataaagtaCTTGTACACTTTCCTTGGGCATTTGTATGGTAATGTCTTGGTGGGAACATACCAATAACTCGTTAAACATGGTTGAAAGTGGTTGAGTCTGCTTCAATTGCAATGGATTAAAAGTTCCATCTGTTGAAAAACAGATATATTTAGAAATGAAAGATCACTCTTCATCCCATACGGAATAAGTTGGGTTGTGATGAGAGAAACTCACATGGCAGTGCATATGTATTCTTCATCTTGAATCCCGAAGGACCCACAGATTGCTCTTTTGGTTGGCTCTCCCAATCTAGATTGGATTTTAGAGGAACCACGACTGCAGCCATATTATCCATACTTCCCTTCTCAAAGGCAGTATTAACCAAGCAGTCTGCCAAAGATATTGAGCAATATGAAGGCACTCCTGCTCCAAAGCTAGTTTGATTCTTTACTTCCCACAGGCGATCGCATGCATCTTGCACCTCTAACTTCTCAAAGATACCATCAGATGACACTACCAAGTAGCTGTCATTAGCCACTAGAGGCTGCCAGTCCATCACCTCAGGTGCAGAGATGACACCGTAACTGAAAGAGATATCAAAACTCACATTTCAACTTCTCATAGTGTAAACCAGCTAGAATCGTGTTCCAGAGAGATTCTAGGATACAACCAGCAGTGCCAACCTTCTATAAGTAAGGTCACCAATCGAACGGGAGACAGCCAGCTGACCATTCACCCTTGGCACACCGGCCCACTTGGTGACATAACCTCCTGCAGCTTTCACTCGGAGCATTTCATCCTCTCTATCTGGGTGATGGTCCTTTGTCAATTCTTTGGCAATAAAACGCATGAGTCCAGTGCGATGTTCCAGCTTTAAATCAGAGAACCTTGATGGGGAAGAGTCTTGATTGCGCTTACGCTCTCTGTACAACTTTATTAAAGTAGCTGCAATAAGCAAAcaccaaaagaacaaaacgTTCATTCATTCCCCTATACT from Arabidopsis thaliana chromosome 3, partial sequence includes these protein-coding regions:
- the BIL4 gene encoding Bax inhibitor-1 family protein (BRZ-INSENSITIVE-LONG HYPOCOTYLS 4 (BIL4); CONTAINS InterPro DOMAIN/s: Inhibitor of apoptosis-promoting Bax1 related (InterPro:IPR006214); BEST Arabidopsis thaliana protein match is: Bax inhibitor-1 family protein (TAIR:AT1G03070.2); Has 5145 Blast hits to 5145 proteins in 1455 species: Archae - 0; Bacteria - 2761; Metazoa - 841; Fungi - 142; Plants - 239; Viruses - 82; Other Eukaryotes - 1080 (source: NCBI BLink).) — translated: MWNQKHDLESAQTPLYPMMSESPELRWSFIRKVYSIISIQLLVTIAVAATVVKVHSISVFFTTTTAGFALYILLILTPLIVMCPLYYYHQKHPVNYLLLGIFTVALAFAVGLTCAFTSGKVILESVILTAVVVISLTLYTFWAAKRGHDFNFLGPFLFGAVIVLMVFSFIQILFPLGKISVMIYGCLASIIFCGYIVYDTDNLIKRHSYDEYIWAAVSLYLDVINLFLSLLTLLRAVDS
- a CDS encoding Protein phosphatase 2C family protein; its protein translation is MASQLLLDYFALHIYFLLDATFSKELTGKLPNSLMHLYDLDSQRFQDSLPLNFHLDILKEALLRAIYDIDATFTKEASTRKLDSGSTATIALIADGQLLVASIGDSKALLCSERYETPEEAKATLIKLYRERKRNQDSSPSRFSDLKLEHRTGLMRFIAKELTKDHHPDREDEMLRVKAAGGYVTKWAGVPRVNGQLAVSRSIGDLTYRSYGVISAPEVMDWQPLVANDSYLVVSSDGIFEKLEVQDACDRLWEVKNQTSFGAGVPSYCSISLADCLVNTAFEKGSMDNMAAVVVPLKSNLDWESQPKEQSVGPSGFKMKNTYALPYGTFNPLQLKQTQPLSTMFNELLVEEENSSYYKLNGTFASYG
- a CDS encoding Protein phosphatase 2C family protein (Protein phosphatase 2C family protein; FUNCTIONS IN: protein serine/threonine phosphatase activity, catalytic activity; CONTAINS InterPro DOMAIN/s: Protein phosphatase 2C-related (InterPro:IPR001932), Protein phosphatase 2C (InterPro:IPR015655), Protein phosphatase 2C, N-terminal (InterPro:IPR014045); BEST Arabidopsis thaliana protein match is: Protein phosphatase 2C family protein (TAIR:AT3G63340.1); Has 5123 Blast hits to 5121 proteins in 286 species: Archae - 0; Bacteria - 6; Metazoa - 1363; Fungi - 520; Plants - 2196; Viruses - 5; Other Eukaryotes - 1033 (source: NCBI BLink).), which translates into the protein MVELRQFSDLPIALSGISRIADPSPPPPVVAIRRRFKGGGNTRRIVFSVPLIFAFPFPTGTPKDVLVGIAAVFDGHSGSEASEMASQLLLDYFALHIYFLLDATFSKELTGKLPNSLMHLYDLDSQRFQDSLPLNFHLDILKEALLRAIYDIDATFTKEASTRKLDSGSTATIALIADGQLLVASIGDSKALLCSERYETPEEAKATLIKLYRERKRNQDSSPSRFSDLKLEHRTGLMRFIAKELTKDHHPDREDEMLRVKAAGGYVTKWAGVPRVNGQLAVSRSIGDLTYRSYGVISAPEVMDWQPLVANDSYLVVSSDGIFEKLEVQDACDRLWEVKNQTSFGAGVPSYCSISLADCLVNTAFEKGSMDNMAAVVVPLKSNLDWESQPKEQSVGPSGFKMKNTYALPCEFLSSQPNLFRMG